The following nucleotide sequence is from Flavobacterium sp. N1736.
GAAGGAAACCAAGTTGTGGGAAGTTTATGTATTAAATTTCCGTGGCCGGGGATCGCCAGAACTATCTGGGGAGATCACCAGCGTTATAAAGACACATATTTTTCATCTTTCCCAGGAAAATATTTTACAGGCGACGGAGCATTAAGGGATGAAGTTGGTTATTACAGAATTACAGGTCGAGTTGATGATGTTGTAATTGTTTCTGGTCATAATTTAGGAACAGCGCCTATTGAAGATGCAATCAATGAGCATCCGGCAGTTGCAGAATCTGCTATTGTTGGTTTCCCACATGATATAAAAGGAAATGCGCTGTACGGTTATGTAATTTTGAAAGAAACAGGAGAAGTTAGAAATAAAGAAAACCTGACAAAAGAAATCAATCAGTACATTGCTGACCATATTGGGCCAATTGCAAAACTAGACAAAATTCAGTTTGTTTCTGGTTTACCAAAAACACGTTCAGGAAAAATTATGCGTAGAATTTTGCGTAAAATTGCCGAAGGAGATTTCTCTAACTTTGGAGATACATCGACATTATTAAATCCTGAAATTGTAGAAGAAATTACAAAAGAAAGAATTTCTTAATATTGAAGTAAATAGAAAACAAAAAATGCCTCTTAAAATTAAGAGGCATTTTTTTTTATAATAATAAATCAGCTTATGTATATTTTAAATTTTTTTTCACGCAGATTTGACAGATTAAGCAGATTTTTTTTAATCTTTTTTAATTCTTTCGTACGGTTTGTCATTTCGACCGGAGGGAGAAATCACACCAGAAATTCCGCAAAGTAAAGAACCAATCTTTATCGAGTTTCGAGTGTGATTTCTCCCTCCGGTCGAAATGACAGTAAAAAATTATTTAATTCCCAATCTCGATTTTAATTTCAAAAATAAAAGTGCAATTCTGTAAGCATCTTCAGAAGAAGAATTCCTGTCACTTTTTGGAATTTTAAAAATTTCACCTAAATCGTCCAATGAAAATTGTTTGTCATTAATATCAGTCAATTTGCGGTACATCATGTCAACATCCAAAGCTTCGTTTTTTAATCTTCCACAATCCAGGCGTTCCAAGGCACTATTAAGCATTTCAATATCAAAATTGATATGATGCCCAACCAAAATCGCATTTCCCAGAAAATTAACAAAAGCTTCCAGAGCAGCCGGTTCTTCCATTTTAATCATCTTGCTTTCGATAATAAATTCATTCGAAAGACCATTATCGTGCAAAAACTTGTATTGCAATAAAACAGACTCAAAACTGTCTTTAATTACAACACTGTCGTCAATTATAGAAAATGCTCCCAATGATAAAATTACATCCTTATTCGGGTTTAAGCCAGAAGTTTCAGTCGATAAAACTACAAATCGGTTAGGCTTTGTTTCGAATTTGGTTAAATAATCCTTCCAAAAATCAGGATATTCTTTATTGATATTTTTAATCCAATCTAACATACTTATGAAAATTGCGTAAGTTGAAATTTGCTCTTGATTAATTCTTCAAGATCTTTCATTGGCGTTAGAGCATTTTTTAATTTCTCTCTATCTGTTTTTGACATTTCTTTGATATTAATATATTGTCCGGAATCGTCATTTTTTAAACCTTCAACAGTTCTAAATTTTGATAATGTCAGAAAAGCTTCGGCACAACTTAAATAAATTTCCGCATTTTTAGAATCCGTAATCGCTAATTGCTTGAATCTTAAATAAGTATTTTGAATTCCTTTTATATTAGAATTTAAAATCAACAAACGCGCGCCATCAATTAATGGCATTAAAGCACGTGTTTTAATATCAAATTTTCCTTTTTGCGGTCCTTCTTCTTCAACAATAAACTTTTTGAAAAAGCTTAAAGGAGAATTTCTTTTTAAAGCATCATTTCCTAAAAAGTCAAAGAATAAAGTATTGTTTACAGCATTTTTAAAAATAACACTTTCTATCGCTTCTTCAATTTTTGGTTCTCCAAAAACGATCTCATAATCAAAGAAAATACTACTTAAATCATTGCTGTTTTCACCTGGAGTATTCATCCAACTGTTGTATTGTTTTGTCCAGTCAGTCAATGACTTACACCATAACATATTACTTCCCATATGTCCGTTAGGGCAAAGCTCATAACCTACTTTTTCTAATATGGCTGTTGTTCTTTTTGCCAGTCTTAAAAAATAATCTTTTACGTCTCTGTATTTTTCCGGAGTAACATCTTCAAAAACTAAAATGCTATCCTGATCTGTAAGCAAAAGCTGTTCTTTACGTCCTTGACTACCAATACTTAACCACGCAAATCGAGCAGGAGGTGAGCCTAAATCTAAAATAGACAATTCTACCGCACGTTTAATGATGGCCAGGTTAATTTCACTCGCAATATTACTAACGTGTGAAAGCGGAATATTTTTTTGAAGCGAATTCTGAATCAAATCAGATAAACGATCTCGTATTTGTTTTAAGTCTTTCGGAAGCTGCGAACGTTTAATTTCTTTAATTAAAACCCCGGGATTGCTTGCCTGAGCAACAATTAAATCATGTTCAGAGATAATTCCTTTAACAGCAGATTTACTCGTACCGTCCTTAGTAACACATAAATGCGTTACATTATGTTTTAGCATTAAAAGCTGAGCCTCGGCAAGAGAAACATTTTCTAATACAGTAACCACCGGCGATGACATAATTTTGTCAATCGTTTCAGTAATAGGATAGCGTCCTGTAGCAATTTTAGAAGACAAATCAGCGTCTGTAACAATACCAATAGGGTGATTTTTTTCTGTAACCACAATATTGTCAACCATAGATTCCGTCATTAAAATAGCCACATCTTTTACAATACGGTTTGCTTCTGTTTTTAATGGCGAATTATTATAGGTTAGAGACTGAAGATATTGCATTTCAGACTGTTGATCTACATAAAACGAAGTGTCGGAAATTAATTTTCCGTTAGAACTTACATTATCCTTGGTATGTCTTGAATTTACGGCGAAATTTTCAAGCAAAAAGTTTAATACATCAGAATTATTGGCTACAAAAGGTCTGAATGCAACAATTGGAATAGCATAAATAATGCTTTCTTCTCGTGCTTTAGCAGTCATCATATAGTTATTTTTGGCAAAAAACGGACGTAAACCAAAAATATCACCTTCATGACATTTATTAATTATAGTTTCCTCACCATCAGCAATTGTTGTCAGATTTATAACGCCGGAAGCCACTACATAAAAACTATCATGTAAGGGATCATCATTTTGAAACAATATCGCATGTTTCTCTAAATTAAGAACACGAATATTGGTTGCAATATCAGCTAATTCCTGAAAAGTTAAGTTATTAAATGGCGGGTATTCTTTTAGAAAATCTGCAATATGCTCAGCAATTGTATTCATATGTTTGATAATTTCTTTAAAGTATCGAATGTAAAAATAATAAAATAAACTCTTACAATGAAAGCATCTGGAACAGAATATGGTTATTATTAAAAAAATGTTAATTATCCCAATTTAAAATGATATTTATCGATAATTTTTGTCTTTAATCGAGAAAATTTGGCTTCAATTTTCACAGATTAAATTCTAAGATTCGAGAGAATGTAAATTAAATCAAAAGATATTATTTATAAACGGGATAAAGAGAATCTAAGAACGAATACAAATCAGATTATTTGTAAAATATTGATGCAGAGGAGTTCTCTAAAAAGTCTATTTTACATAATATAAATTATAGTTCAAATATGTTGTAACCGAAATACATGCTTTATTCGTGTACTTTCGTTAAAATTGTTTCTTTTGGCATTAAATCAGCTCCACCGCGTTTTACAAACTGCAAAACGCCATCATTTGCAAAAAGAACTGCGCTTACAGAACCTTTTTCACCTTTGATACTTATTTGGGCTTTTTCACCAAGTACATATACATTACCGGTGATATCCATAACGCCTGTAACAAATTTTTCGTCGCTGCTTGTAATTTCTGCAGTTCCGTATATTTTATTATTTGATTGCGCTATATTTAATTTTAAAACATATTCTTTACTGCAGTGTTTGCAATTTTCAGTGCTCCAGGTTCCATTAAACAGATTTGTTTGAGAATATGCTGAAAAGGAAATAAATAGCAGCAACAGAAAAATATTTTTCATCAGATTAAAGATTTAAAGGAATTTTGTTTTCAAATATAAAATAAAAAAAGCACCATATAAAATGATGCTTTTGATATAATTTCTAAAATTTGCTTAAATCTTAGTTTGATAAACAGATTTTCCGTCTAAAGAAATGTCAATTAAACCGGTTCTTTGTGTAAACGTTGTTCTTAAAACACTTCCTTTAAAAAGAGAAACGTCTCCGTAAACTTTTCCGGCTTCATCTGTAACATATTCGAACAATAATTTTTTGTTATCAGGCTCAATTCCAATCTTATAACTTGAGAATTTTGTTCCTTTTAAATCAAATGTCTGCTGTGAATCGATAATTTTTCCGTCAGCATAAAAATTTGTAATAGCCTTATTTAGTGTAATATCCGGATAATATTTGTTTACTTTTTCAAGTAAAGAATATTGAGCCGGGTTTGCATCTTCTAGTTTAGATGTAATGGTTTGAGCAAACGAAATTGTTGTAAAAATAAGAGCTAAAAGTAATGTGAATTTTTTCATAAATTTAAATTTAATGGTTAGAGTTTCAAAATAATTTTTAAAACTTACATAATATCCATTTTTTGCATAAAATGCGATTATTATATGTATCAAGGTACTAAATATTTATCTTTGCACGAAATAAAAAGCAAAATTTTAAGAAAATGACAACAAAAAAATACATTCAACTTATCCTTATTTTAGGTTCTTTAACAGCACTTGGTCCATTTTCTATCGATATGTATTTACCTGGTTTTTCGGGCATTGCAAAAGATTTGCATACAACTGTTGCTAAAGTTTCAATGAGTTTATCGAGTTATTTTATCGGAATTTCTGCGGGACAATTACTTTATGGACCTTTATTAGACCGCTTTGGTCGCAAAAAACCTTTATTTGTTGGCTTAATGGTTTATATTTTGGCTTCTTTAGGTTGTGTTTATGTAACTAATATTGATTCTTTTATCCTTCTGCGCTTTATTCAGGCCGTTGGAAGCTGTGCTGCAACTGTAGCTTCTGTCGCTATGGTTCGTGATTTATTTCCTGTAAAAGATATTCCAAAAGTATTTTCATTATTAATGCTTGTTTTGGGACTTTCGCCAATGCTAGCGCCAACAATTGGTGGTTATGTTACTGAAGATTATGGCTGGCATACTGTGTTTTTTATATTAATGTGTATGGGAATCGCTATTTTAATTGCCTCACAAGTTGGTTTGCCAAATAGTTTTAAACCGGATACTTCGATTTCATTAAAACCGAAACCTATAATTTCTAACTTTTTAAAGGTTTTAAAAGAGCCACAATTTTATACCTATGCATTTACAGGTTCTATCGCTTTTTCGGGTTTATTTACCTATGTAGCGGCCTCTCCTATAGTTTTTATGGATATTTACCATGTAGACGCCAAAACATACGGATGGATTTTTGCTTTTATGTCTGTAAGTTTTATTGGTTCAAGCCAATTAAATTCGATATTATTAAAACGATTTTCAAGCGAACAAATGATTTTTGGAGCCTTAATT
It contains:
- a CDS encoding PolC-type DNA polymerase III, producing MLDWIKNINKEYPDFWKDYLTKFETKPNRFVVLSTETSGLNPNKDVILSLGAFSIIDDSVVIKDSFESVLLQYKFLHDNGLSNEFIIESKMIKMEEPAALEAFVNFLGNAILVGHHINFDIEMLNSALERLDCGRLKNEALDVDMMYRKLTDINDKQFSLDDLGEIFKIPKSDRNSSSEDAYRIALLFLKLKSRLGIK
- a CDS encoding DUF294 nucleotidyltransferase-like domain-containing protein, which translates into the protein MNTIAEHIADFLKEYPPFNNLTFQELADIATNIRVLNLEKHAILFQNDDPLHDSFYVVASGVINLTTIADGEETIINKCHEGDIFGLRPFFAKNNYMMTAKAREESIIYAIPIVAFRPFVANNSDVLNFLLENFAVNSRHTKDNVSSNGKLISDTSFYVDQQSEMQYLQSLTYNNSPLKTEANRIVKDVAILMTESMVDNIVVTEKNHPIGIVTDADLSSKIATGRYPITETIDKIMSSPVVTVLENVSLAEAQLLMLKHNVTHLCVTKDGTSKSAVKGIISEHDLIVAQASNPGVLIKEIKRSQLPKDLKQIRDRLSDLIQNSLQKNIPLSHVSNIASEINLAIIKRAVELSILDLGSPPARFAWLSIGSQGRKEQLLLTDQDSILVFEDVTPEKYRDVKDYFLRLAKRTTAILEKVGYELCPNGHMGSNMLWCKSLTDWTKQYNSWMNTPGENSNDLSSIFFDYEIVFGEPKIEEAIESVIFKNAVNNTLFFDFLGNDALKRNSPLSFFKKFIVEEEGPQKGKFDIKTRALMPLIDGARLLILNSNIKGIQNTYLRFKQLAITDSKNAEIYLSCAEAFLTLSKFRTVEGLKNDDSGQYINIKEMSKTDREKLKNALTPMKDLEELIKSKFQLTQFS
- a CDS encoding multidrug effflux MFS transporter, translating into MTTKKYIQLILILGSLTALGPFSIDMYLPGFSGIAKDLHTTVAKVSMSLSSYFIGISAGQLLYGPLLDRFGRKKPLFVGLMVYILASLGCVYVTNIDSFILLRFIQAVGSCAATVASVAMVRDLFPVKDIPKVFSLLMLVLGLSPMLAPTIGGYVTEDYGWHTVFFILMCMGIAILIASQVGLPNSFKPDTSISLKPKPIISNFLKVLKEPQFYTYAFTGSIAFSGLFTYVAASPIVFMDIYHVDAKTYGWIFAFMSVSFIGSSQLNSILLKRFSSEQMIFGALIAQSVISIVFLILSLNNLLGLYETITMLFLFLGCLGISNPNTAGLTMAPFAKNAGSASALMGAIQLGLGSLASFAVGIFVKNSVAPMVIIITSTTIIAFIVLNVGKRFIKEKVEVSNEDDIVIGH